One genomic region from Equus asinus isolate D_3611 breed Donkey chromosome 8, EquAss-T2T_v2, whole genome shotgun sequence encodes:
- the LOC106823146 gene encoding zinc finger and SCAN domain-containing protein 31-like, translating to MAAVFLPRAPEEPKRLLEVSNKKSPVRGQGSGPQGSSPNNQELSRQRFRQFCYKGTPGPREAFSQLWVFCCEWLRPEIHTKEQMLDLLVLEQFLTILPEELQAWMQEHQPESGEEAVAMLEDLERELDEPGQKVSTQACAHEVLSETSVPLDPAKEATYLQPQPMEIQRKGECQDPQHQQDCDDVIRIEEGESIQKQELTVSVESQEKVSGQINEEVPKRGKTPKHERYQRNTSRERRYKCDECGKRFTQNSSLIRHKRIHTAKRPYSCNVCSKTFTQSSQLIDHQKIHSRLKPYQCDKCEKAFYYSSHLVQHQRTHTGEKPFQCNECGKAFHYSSGLIRHQRTHTGEKPYQCKFCGKAFCLSSYLIQHQRVHTGEKPYQCSECGKSFSQSSGLFHHQRIHSGEKPYECDECGKSFSHSSALVGHQRIHSGEKPYECNECGKAFSNSSHLLGHRRIHTGEKPYKCSVCGKTFRRSSHLIVHQRIHTGGKPW from the exons ATGGCTGCTGTCTTCCTTCCACGGGCTCCTGAAGAGCCAAAAAGGCTCTTAGAAGTAAGCAACAAAAAAAGCCCTGTCAGGGGTCAGGGATCTGGCCCACAAGGGAGCAGCCCAAACAACCAGGAGTTATCCCGCCAGCGCTTCCGACAGTTCTGCTACAAGGGGACTCCCGGGCCCCGTGAGGCCTTTAGCCAACTTTGGGTGTTCTGCTGTGAGTGGTTGAGGCCTGAGATACACACCAAGGAGCAGATGTTGGACTTGCTGGTGCTGGAGCAGTTCTTGACCATCCTGCCTGAGGAGCTCCAGGCCTGGATGCAAGAGCATCAACCAGAGAGCGGGGAGGAGGCAGTGGCTATGCTAGAAGATCTGGAGAGGGAGCTGGATGAACCAGGCCAGAAG GTTTCAACCCAGGCCTGTGCACATGAAGTACTTTCTGAGACATCGGTGCCTCTGGATCCAGCTAAGGAAGCAACATATCTCCAGCCTCAACCCATGGAAATCCAGCGTAAGGGTGAATGTCAGGACCCTCAACACCAACAGGATTGTG ATGATGTGATCAGAATTGAGGAAGGAGAATCGATTCAAAAGCAGGAACTTACTGTATCTGTGGAATCCCAAGAAAAGGTATCTGGCCAAATCAATGAAGAGGTTCCTAAACGTGGAAAAACCCCAAAACATGAAAGATATCAGAGAAACACTTCAAGGGAGAGAAGATATAAGTGTGATGAATGTGGGAAAAGATTCACTCAAAACTCAAGCCTCATAAGACATAAAAGAATCCACACTGCAAAGAGACCCTATTCGTGTAATGTATGCAGCAAAACTTTCACTCAGAGCTCACAACTTATTGACCATCAGAAAATACATAGCCGATTAAAACCATATCAGTGTGATAAGTGTGAGAAAGCCTTTTATTACAGTTCACACCTTGTTCAGCATCAAAGGACCCACACTGGAGAAAAACCTTTCCAATGTAATGAGTGTGGGAAAGCTTTTCATTACAGCTCAGGCCTTATTCGACACCAGAGGacccacacaggagagaaaccataCCAGTGTAAATTCTGTGGGAAAGCTTTCTGTCTGAGCTCATATCTGATACAACATCAGAGAGTCCATACTGGAGAGAAGCCATACCAGTGTAGTGAGTGTGGGAAAAGCTTCAGCCAGAGCTCAGGCCTCTTCCATCACCAAAGAATCCATAGTGGGGAGAAACCATATGAATGTGATGAGTGTGGAAAGTCCTTCAGTCATAGTTCAGCTCTTGTTGGACACCAGCGAATCCACAGTGGAGAAAAGCCCTATGAGTGTAATGAGTGTGGAAAAGCTTTCAGTAACAGCTCACATCTTCTGGGACACCGAAgaatccacactggagagaagccctataaATGCAGTGTGTGTGGAAAGACTTTCCGGCGGAGCTCACACCTCATTGTACATCAGCGAATCCACACTGGAGGGAAGCCCTGGTGA
- the ZNF165 gene encoding zinc finger protein 165 → MTTESKKASAQNLQEDEGLLIVKIEEEDFVWQQDTCLQRSDPLRQELCRQLFRQFCYQDSPGPREALCRLRELCCQWLKPETHTKEQILELLVLEQFLTILPGDLQAWVRKHYPESGEEAVTILEDLERGTDEAVLQIPVHGHGQEIFRRKVTPSGPALNVQFQPVDTKALPGSSETQLIMDCDNKSENNGSMPKLDIYEKMESQRIISGRISGFMSEGSAESQNICKSAGKIKRHWEKEPEESWRPSSAQDGGFSKILTHKNTLTGEIISHDGCSERSLNLNTNEFTHQKSYKHSTYDQSFKWNSDFIKHQRIYAGEKIHQYRKSLKSPNLIKHAAIFSGEKTHQCNECGKAFRHSSKLIRHQRIHTGERPYECNECGKGFGGSSDLIRHQRIHTGERPFECKECGRAFSLNSHLILHQRIHTREKPYECSECGKTFRVSSHLIRHLRIHTGEKPYECSECGRAFSQSSHLSQHQRIHKRENLLM, encoded by the exons ATGACAACAGAATCAAAGAAAGCTTCAGCTCAGAACCTTCAGGAAGATGAAGGACTTCTGATAGTGAAGATAGAGGAGGAAGATTTTGTCTGGCAGCAGGACACTTGCTTACAGAGAAGTGATCCCCTCAGGCAAGAGCTCTGCCGGCAGCTTTTCAGGCAGTTCTGCTACCAGGATTCCCCTGGACCCCGTGAGGCCCTCTGCCGGCTCCGGGAGCTCTGCTGTCAGTGGCTGAAGCCAGAAACCCACACTAAGGAGCAGATCCTGGAGCTGCTGGTGCTGGAGCAGTTCCTGACCATCCTGCCAGGGGATCTGCAGGCCTGGGTGCGTAAACATTACCCAGAGAGTGGAGAAGAGGCAGTGACCATACTGGAAGATCTGGAGAGAGGCACTGATGAAGCAGTACTCCAG attCCAGTCCATGGACATGGACAAGAAATATTCAGGAGAAAGGTGACACCTTCTGGACCAGCACTTAATGTCCAGTTCCAGCCAGTGGACACCAAGGCCCTTCCTGGTTCTTCAGAAACCCAGCTCATAATGGACTGTG ataATAAGAGTGAAAACAATGGATCCATGCCAAAGTTggacatttatgaaaaaatggAATCGCAGAGAATTATATCAGGAAGAATTTCAGGATTCATGTCAGAAGGATCTGCTGAGTCTCAAAACATCTGTAAGTCTGCAGGCAAGATAAAGAGGCACTGGGAAAAAGAACCAGAGGAGTCTTGGAGACCATCATCTGCTCAGGATGGAGGTTTTAGTAAAATCCTCACCCACAAAAATACACTTACAGGTGAAATAATAAGCCATGATGGATGTTCTGAGAGAAGCTTAAATCTGAACACAAATGAATTTACACACCAGAAATCTTATAAGCACAGTACCTATGACCAAAGTTTCAAATGGAATTCAGATTTTATTAAGCATCAAAGAATTTATGCTGGAGAAAAAATCCATCAATACAGAAAATCTCTGAAGAGCCCAAATCTTATTAAACATGCAGCAATTTTCAGTGGAGAGAAAACGCATcagtgtaatgaatgtgggaaagctttcagacACAGCTCAAAGCTTATTAGGCATCAGAGAATCCACACTGGAGAGAgaccctatgaatgtaatgagTGTGGGAAAGGCTTTGGGGGGAGCTCAGATCTTATTAGAcaccagagaattcacactggggAAAGACCCTTTGAATGCAAAGAATGTGGGAGAGCATTCAGCCTGAACTCACATCTTATcctacatcagagaattcacaccagagagaaaccctatgaatgtagtgaatgtgggaaaaccttcaGAGTGAGCTCACACCTTATTCGACACctgagaattcacactggagagaaaccctatgaatgtagtGAGTGTGGAAGAGCCTTCAGTCAGAGCTCACACCTTAGtcaacatcagagaattcacaagAGGGAAAACCTATTAATGTAA